One genomic window of Actinoplanes lobatus includes the following:
- a CDS encoding transglycosylase SLT domain-containing protein produces MLGVSGILSRVAELQNQLGMNPAQATAGSASSTKFASALASATGTLGGTAVTGGPSGDDIVAAAKKYLGTPYVFGGTDPDKGLDCSALVQRAYQDLGVELPRNSWQQARAGRPVASLSEAKPGDILAFNSPVDHVAIYLGDNRMIAAPKPGDHVKIQTVYETPSAIRRVLDTVPTAAVQDMSSLRPAGLRTGDGLGGVPYADLFLKAGAKYDVSPKLLAAVAKVESGYDSRAVSKAGAQGLMQLMPSTARGLGVHDAFDPAQAVNGAAKLLSQHLREFKSVPLALAAYNAGGGAVHKHNGIPPYAETQAYVPKVQKALAALGA; encoded by the coding sequence ATGCTGGGTGTCAGCGGGATCCTCTCCCGTGTCGCGGAACTGCAGAATCAGCTGGGCATGAACCCGGCCCAGGCCACCGCCGGCAGCGCCTCCAGCACGAAGTTCGCATCGGCGCTGGCCAGCGCCACCGGCACCCTCGGCGGGACGGCCGTCACCGGCGGACCGAGCGGTGACGACATCGTCGCGGCGGCCAAGAAGTATCTGGGTACGCCGTACGTCTTCGGCGGCACCGACCCGGACAAGGGCCTGGACTGCTCCGCCCTGGTCCAGCGGGCCTACCAGGATCTCGGTGTCGAACTGCCGCGCAACTCGTGGCAGCAGGCCCGCGCCGGGCGCCCGGTGGCGAGCCTGTCCGAGGCGAAGCCGGGCGACATCCTGGCGTTCAACTCGCCGGTCGACCATGTGGCGATCTACCTGGGCGACAACCGGATGATCGCGGCGCCGAAGCCCGGCGACCACGTCAAGATCCAGACTGTGTACGAGACGCCCAGCGCCATCCGCCGGGTCCTCGACACCGTCCCCACCGCCGCGGTGCAGGACATGTCGTCGCTGCGCCCGGCCGGGCTGCGGACCGGCGACGGGCTCGGCGGAGTGCCGTACGCCGACCTGTTCCTGAAGGCCGGCGCGAAGTATGACGTCTCGCCGAAGCTGCTGGCCGCGGTTGCCAAGGTGGAATCCGGGTACGACTCCAGAGCGGTCAGCAAAGCCGGCGCCCAGGGTCTGATGCAGCTGATGCCGTCCACCGCCCGTGGCCTCGGGGTGCACGACGCCTTCGACCCCGCCCAGGCGGTGAACGGGGCCGCCAAGCTGTTGTCCCAGCACCTGCGCGAGTTCAAGTCGGTACCGCTGGCCCTGGCCGCGTACAACGCGGGTGGCGGAGCGGTGCACAAGCACAACGGCATCCCTCCGTACGCGGAGACCCAGGCATACGTCCCGAAGGTACAGAAGGCACTGGCCGCGCTCGGCGCCTGA
- a CDS encoding flagellar export protein FliJ: MNRLFRLAPVLRARKAQEDAARGAVIQSRADVRDAEAMVRRRKLELVGADAPSEGTARAMVASLVARQSLAAGLFDAQRMVTAAEEIEQERLAALADAAKRHRAVEMMGDRHAAMLRAHDLRTDQAVLDELAVTAKARNAAGDVNDPNRSGA, encoded by the coding sequence TTGAATCGTCTGTTCCGGCTGGCGCCGGTGCTCCGTGCCCGCAAGGCCCAGGAGGACGCCGCTCGCGGCGCCGTGATCCAGTCCCGGGCCGATGTCCGGGATGCCGAGGCCATGGTCCGGCGCCGCAAGCTCGAACTCGTCGGTGCGGACGCGCCGTCCGAGGGCACCGCGCGTGCCATGGTGGCGTCACTGGTCGCCCGGCAGTCCCTCGCCGCCGGCCTCTTCGACGCACAGCGGATGGTGACCGCCGCCGAGGAGATCGAGCAGGAGAGACTCGCCGCTCTCGCGGACGCCGCCAAGCGGCACCGAGCGGTGGAGATGATGGGCGACCGCCACGCGGCCATGCTCAGGGCCCACGACCTGCGGACCGATCAGGCCGTCCTGGACGAGCTCGCGGTGACCGCCAAGGCGCGCAACGCCGCCGGAGACGTCAACGACCCGAACCGGAGCGGAGCGTGA
- a CDS encoding flagellar hook-length control protein FliK: MTMPTSVTGPDRRLATESGRQPTGSRSDSGPDFGSALSNELDRSTDDQNRAGSRAGSGSTDYQALMSRAAMSRAATERAAAATRAAAARMTDSREAAQRAAVTRAAERAADTREAAQRARTADSREAAQRNAVTRATDRATDRRPVADRGSPGRTTSERTSPNRTADDRDTAEQVTEQAATASPDPDQTRAEEKPDAGETGSVAATAVVPVPVAVQAMTTVPPQADLTSAGTDQVSALTTGSVPVGQAGPPVPETTAGADQVVAPGQPTAGQAAGQAIGQAAGQAVDQAADPAKSLTGTAVGAQAPAPPRPESLRAGEAAIQATAPGTESAGTDLGTTADAPAPTAPTGDTAPEQGSAGQGDQQPGTGGGAGAPTTGRAAAESATAFSTVLPPAAGPAEAGAPPHPGVAGLPGMTGPQATAQTAPAPAPQAPAPAPATPSPYAAQLATRIIPLRLDADGVHRLTVHLHPADLGPVQVVAEIRNGDISVQLAGRTEAGNEALRQSLDDLRRQLNDAGFTNCSLDLRQGNAEQQARQQFGEMFGRRADGGSRGGPDTGAEQPVPATTRRADLGSGRLDTHA; this comes from the coding sequence ATGACCATGCCGACTTCAGTGACCGGCCCCGACCGCCGGCTCGCTACCGAGAGCGGACGCCAGCCGACCGGGTCCCGCAGTGACAGCGGACCGGACTTCGGGTCGGCGCTCTCGAACGAACTGGACCGATCGACCGACGACCAAAATCGTGCCGGCAGTCGGGCCGGTTCCGGCTCGACCGACTACCAGGCCCTCATGTCCCGCGCCGCGATGTCGCGGGCGGCCACCGAACGGGCCGCCGCCGCCACCCGGGCGGCCGCCGCCCGCATGACCGACAGCCGGGAAGCCGCTCAGCGGGCCGCCGTCACGCGAGCAGCCGAGCGGGCCGCCGACACCCGGGAAGCCGCTCAGCGGGCCCGCACAGCCGACAGCCGGGAGGCCGCTCAGCGGAACGCCGTCACGCGAGCGACGGACCGGGCCACCGATCGACGGCCGGTCGCGGACCGGGGATCGCCCGGCCGCACCACGTCGGAACGGACCTCGCCGAACCGCACCGCCGATGACCGGGACACCGCCGAGCAGGTGACCGAGCAGGCCGCCACGGCGTCCCCGGACCCGGACCAGACCCGCGCCGAGGAGAAGCCGGATGCCGGTGAGACCGGTTCCGTGGCGGCGACGGCCGTCGTTCCGGTGCCGGTCGCGGTCCAGGCCATGACCACCGTGCCGCCGCAGGCCGACCTGACCTCGGCCGGCACGGACCAGGTGTCGGCGCTGACGACCGGATCGGTTCCGGTGGGTCAAGCCGGCCCGCCCGTGCCCGAAACCACCGCCGGCGCCGACCAGGTCGTCGCTCCGGGCCAGCCGACCGCCGGTCAGGCCGCCGGTCAGGCCATCGGGCAGGCCGCCGGTCAGGCCGTCGATCAGGCCGCCGATCCGGCGAAGAGCCTCACCGGGACGGCCGTGGGCGCCCAGGCGCCCGCCCCACCGCGGCCGGAGAGCCTACGCGCCGGCGAGGCCGCCATCCAGGCGACCGCGCCCGGTACGGAATCCGCCGGCACCGACCTCGGCACCACCGCGGACGCCCCCGCCCCGACGGCGCCCACCGGTGACACCGCGCCCGAGCAGGGTTCCGCCGGACAGGGTGACCAGCAGCCCGGAACGGGCGGCGGGGCCGGCGCGCCCACCACCGGACGTGCCGCCGCGGAGTCCGCGACCGCGTTCTCCACGGTTCTTCCCCCGGCCGCCGGACCGGCCGAGGCCGGTGCTCCGCCGCATCCGGGCGTCGCCGGGCTGCCGGGGATGACCGGCCCGCAGGCCACCGCGCAGACCGCCCCGGCCCCGGCCCCGCAGGCACCGGCACCGGCGCCGGCCACTCCGTCTCCCTACGCGGCACAGCTCGCCACCCGGATCATCCCGCTGCGGCTGGACGCGGACGGCGTGCACCGGCTGACCGTGCACCTGCACCCGGCCGACCTGGGCCCGGTCCAGGTGGTGGCGGAGATCCGCAACGGCGACATCAGCGTGCAGCTGGCCGGCCGGACCGAGGCCGGCAACGAGGCGCTACGGCAGTCCCTTGACGACCTGCGCCGCCAGCTGAACGACGCCGGCTTCACCAACTGCTCGCTCGACCTGCGGCAGGGCAACGCCGAGCAGCAGGCCCGGCAGCAGTTCGGCGAGATGTTCGGCCGGCGCGCCGACGGCGGATCGCGGGGCGGCCCGGACACCGGCGCCGAACAACCGGTCCCGGCCACCACCCGCCGGGCCGACCTGGGCAGTGGACGGCTGGACACCCACGCCTAG
- a CDS encoding flagellar biosynthetic protein FliO: MIPSAVRMILALLVVLLLMWLLARVMRRPYTARRGGSLTVLNRQPLSRGAAVAVIRVADRALVVGITEQQVSLLGEADIHAFETEPDEEHQDVLEVEPEELPGRHPASHHGRHGRLEGSVLSRRTWGSAIEFLRDRTTRR; the protein is encoded by the coding sequence TTGATCCCCTCCGCCGTCCGGATGATCCTGGCCCTGCTGGTCGTCCTGTTGCTGATGTGGCTGCTGGCCAGGGTGATGCGCAGGCCGTACACCGCCCGCCGCGGCGGCTCGCTGACGGTGCTCAACCGCCAGCCGCTCAGCCGGGGCGCGGCGGTGGCGGTGATCCGGGTGGCGGACCGGGCGCTGGTGGTGGGGATCACCGAACAGCAGGTGAGTCTCCTCGGCGAGGCCGACATACACGCCTTCGAGACCGAGCCGGACGAGGAACACCAGGACGTTCTCGAGGTGGAGCCGGAGGAGCTGCCCGGGCGGCATCCGGCGAGCCACCACGGCCGGCACGGCCGGCTGGAGGGTTCGGTGCTCTCCCGGCGGACCTGGGGTTCGGCGATCGAGTTCCTGCGCGATCGAACGACGAGGCGATGA
- the flhA gene encoding flagellar biosynthesis protein FlhA — translation MKTKQLGRFAVPVGVVGIIIMMVVPLPTFLLDLLIAVNITTALLVLLISMFVQRPLDFAIFPALLLVLTLFRLALNISATRLVLRDGDAGKVIHAFGSFVVGGNLVIGLVIFSILVIVQMIVVTKGAERVAEVGARFTLDAMPGKQMAIDADLNAGLIDDSEARRRRAEVAAEADFYGAMDGGSKFVKGDAIAAIIITVINLVGGFAVGIMQAGMSPADAMNHYSMLSIGDGLVSQIPALLLSVATGLIVTRSATTGDMGQSVTTQLSQNKLALRIGGGAAIALCIIPGLPKLPFLLVGATVLLIAQRVKDPEPEVADAHGAAAEAADLPAPDSPEQLLGEMRIDPLELALAPDLVDLVDVNSGDLLDRVRALRRKMAMELGVIMPPVRTRDDLDLPLSSYAIRISGVDAGAGQAPPGTVLAIGEGLQALPGRAGVEPVFGLAGKWVPAELHYQAEISGATVVDRASVIITHLAEIVRTNASRLLGREDVRALSDMVKRTHPVVVEELTPALLSLGQIQKVLQALLDEGVPIRDLVRIFEALSLRAKVSVDHDGLVEAARAALGPAIAAQYATAGRLTVITLDPMLEQSLLESLRPSDTGAFMAIDGMRAEAIVSEAGRLTEAAEQQGLNPVLACSPQLRLPLMRLLRAGSRRVQVLSYSEISGSTAQIETIGVVNGAYAGAS, via the coding sequence GTGAAGACGAAGCAGCTTGGCAGATTCGCCGTACCCGTGGGGGTCGTCGGCATCATCATCATGATGGTCGTCCCGCTGCCGACCTTCCTGCTGGACCTGCTGATCGCCGTGAACATCACGACCGCGCTGCTCGTGCTGCTGATCTCGATGTTCGTGCAGAGGCCGCTCGACTTCGCCATCTTCCCCGCGCTGCTGCTCGTCCTGACACTGTTCCGGCTCGCCCTCAACATCAGCGCGACCCGCCTGGTGCTGCGCGACGGCGACGCCGGCAAGGTGATCCACGCGTTCGGCAGCTTCGTCGTCGGTGGCAACCTGGTCATCGGCCTGGTCATCTTCTCGATCCTGGTGATCGTCCAGATGATCGTGGTCACCAAGGGCGCCGAGCGGGTGGCCGAGGTGGGCGCCCGGTTCACCCTCGACGCCATGCCCGGCAAGCAGATGGCCATCGACGCCGACCTCAACGCCGGTCTGATCGACGACTCCGAGGCCAGGAGGCGCCGCGCCGAGGTGGCCGCCGAGGCCGACTTCTACGGCGCCATGGACGGTGGGTCCAAGTTCGTCAAGGGCGACGCGATCGCGGCCATCATCATCACGGTGATCAACCTGGTCGGCGGTTTCGCGGTCGGCATCATGCAGGCCGGCATGTCCCCGGCCGACGCGATGAACCACTACAGCATGCTGAGCATCGGCGACGGCCTGGTCTCACAGATCCCGGCACTGCTGCTGTCGGTCGCCACCGGTCTGATCGTGACCCGTTCGGCCACCACCGGGGACATGGGGCAGAGCGTCACCACCCAGCTCAGCCAGAACAAGCTCGCGCTGCGCATCGGCGGCGGCGCCGCGATCGCCCTGTGCATCATCCCCGGCCTGCCGAAACTTCCCTTTCTGCTGGTCGGTGCGACGGTGCTGTTGATCGCCCAGCGGGTGAAGGACCCCGAGCCGGAGGTGGCCGACGCCCACGGGGCCGCGGCGGAGGCCGCCGATCTGCCCGCACCGGACAGCCCGGAACAGCTGCTCGGCGAGATGCGGATCGACCCGCTGGAACTGGCGCTCGCCCCGGACCTGGTCGACCTCGTCGACGTCAACAGCGGCGACCTGCTCGACCGGGTCCGCGCCCTGCGCCGCAAGATGGCCATGGAGCTCGGCGTGATCATGCCGCCGGTCCGCACCCGGGACGACCTGGACCTGCCCCTCTCCTCGTACGCGATCCGGATCTCCGGGGTGGACGCCGGCGCCGGCCAGGCGCCGCCGGGCACGGTGCTCGCCATCGGCGAGGGCCTCCAGGCGCTGCCCGGCCGCGCCGGGGTCGAACCGGTCTTCGGGCTGGCCGGCAAGTGGGTCCCCGCCGAGCTGCACTACCAGGCCGAGATCTCCGGGGCGACCGTCGTGGACCGGGCCTCGGTGATCATCACGCATCTCGCCGAGATCGTCCGGACCAACGCCAGCCGCCTGCTCGGCCGTGAGGACGTCCGCGCGCTCAGCGACATGGTCAAGCGCACCCACCCGGTCGTGGTGGAGGAGCTGACCCCGGCGCTGCTCAGCCTCGGCCAGATCCAGAAGGTGCTGCAGGCGCTGCTCGACGAGGGCGTGCCGATTCGCGACCTGGTCCGCATCTTCGAGGCGCTCTCGCTGCGGGCCAAGGTCTCCGTCGACCACGACGGCCTGGTCGAGGCGGCGCGTGCGGCCCTCGGCCCGGCCATCGCCGCCCAGTACGCGACCGCCGGCCGGCTCACCGTGATCACACTCGACCCGATGCTCGAGCAGAGCCTGCTCGAGTCCCTGCGGCCCAGCGACACCGGCGCCTTCATGGCGATCGACGGCATGCGTGCCGAGGCGATCGTCAGTGAGGCGGGCCGGCTCACCGAGGCCGCCGAGCAGCAGGGCCTGAATCCGGTCCTGGCGTGCTCACCACAGCTGAGGCTGCCGCTGATGCGACTGCTGCGGGCCGGCTCGCGCCGGGTCCAGGTGCTGTCGTACAGCGAAATCTCTGGTTCCACCGCACAGATCGAGACGATAGGGGTGGTGAACGGTGCCTACGCGGGTGCTTCTTGA
- the fliP gene encoding flagellar type III secretion system pore protein FliP (The bacterial flagellar biogenesis protein FliP forms a type III secretion system (T3SS)-type pore required for flagellar assembly.) codes for MSRRAIPLLLMVATLVLLPEVAAAAPAPTPSPPSVDIQINGTNPDGGPPASLVIVLALTVLSVAPALLLLCTSFTKVFMVLGITRNALGLTSMPPNQVLAGLALFLSMFIMGPTLSAINQEGIQPYLSGEKTQSEAFEDGVQPLREFMYQVTRPEEIALLTKAAGQEKPANIDEVPLVTLIPAFVLSELRAAFIIGFVIFIPFLIIDLVISASLMSLGMMMLPPVTVALPFKLLLFVLVNGWALIITALVGSY; via the coding sequence ATGAGCCGGCGCGCGATCCCGTTGCTGCTGATGGTGGCCACCCTGGTGCTGCTGCCGGAGGTCGCCGCGGCGGCTCCCGCGCCGACTCCGTCGCCACCGAGCGTCGACATCCAGATCAACGGTACGAATCCCGACGGCGGCCCACCCGCGTCCCTGGTGATCGTCCTCGCGCTGACCGTGCTCTCGGTGGCGCCGGCCCTGCTGCTGCTCTGCACGTCGTTCACCAAGGTGTTCATGGTGCTCGGCATCACCCGCAACGCGCTCGGCCTGACCAGCATGCCGCCGAACCAGGTACTCGCCGGGCTGGCGCTGTTCCTGAGCATGTTCATCATGGGCCCGACCCTCTCGGCCATCAACCAGGAGGGCATCCAGCCCTATCTCAGCGGTGAGAAGACCCAGTCCGAGGCGTTCGAGGACGGGGTCCAGCCGCTGCGCGAGTTCATGTACCAGGTGACCCGGCCGGAAGAGATCGCCCTGCTGACCAAGGCGGCCGGTCAGGAGAAGCCGGCCAACATCGACGAGGTTCCGCTGGTCACCCTGATCCCGGCCTTCGTGCTGTCCGAGCTGCGTGCCGCGTTCATCATCGGGTTCGTCATCTTCATCCCGTTCCTGATCATCGACCTCGTGATATCGGCGTCGCTGATGTCGCTGGGCATGATGATGCTGCCCCCTGTCACGGTGGCGCTGCCGTTCAAACTGCTGCTGTTCGTGCTGGTCAACGGGTGGGCCCTGATCATCACGGCGCTGGTGGGGTCGTATTGA
- the fliN gene encoding flagellar motor switch protein FliN, which translates to MTAPTMSVSQLGLARNAAEAALAVLPTSYTLTVADPVAPGAGTAIEGQAITARFTGAASGEVVVVVGQDLATALRESPLGELDLTAAVRPALEAAARVFGPVVLDPGQLMEPEVALSALAVKEGAVAVPLRDESEVRAVVALALSQWPGDDPGAVDVAQRAAPVQGSGGRRGLDMLYDVEMEVSAELGRTRMSVRELLSLTPGAIVELDRAAGSPADLLVNGRLIARGEVVVVDENFGIRITEIVSPGTE; encoded by the coding sequence ATGACAGCGCCCACCATGTCTGTTTCCCAGCTCGGTCTTGCCCGGAACGCCGCCGAAGCCGCACTGGCCGTCCTGCCCACCAGCTACACCCTGACGGTCGCCGACCCGGTGGCGCCGGGCGCGGGGACGGCGATCGAGGGGCAGGCGATCACGGCCCGGTTCACCGGCGCGGCCTCAGGTGAGGTCGTGGTGGTGGTCGGCCAGGACCTGGCGACCGCCCTGCGGGAGAGCCCGCTCGGTGAGCTGGACCTGACCGCGGCGGTCCGCCCGGCCCTGGAGGCGGCGGCCCGGGTGTTCGGCCCGGTGGTCCTGGATCCCGGTCAGCTGATGGAGCCCGAGGTCGCGCTCAGCGCGCTCGCCGTGAAGGAGGGCGCCGTCGCGGTGCCGCTGCGCGACGAGTCCGAGGTACGCGCGGTCGTCGCTCTCGCCCTGAGCCAGTGGCCCGGCGACGACCCCGGCGCGGTGGACGTCGCCCAGCGTGCGGCACCGGTCCAGGGGTCCGGCGGCCGGCGCGGGCTGGACATGCTCTACGACGTCGAGATGGAGGTCTCGGCCGAGCTGGGCCGGACCCGGATGAGTGTGCGGGAGCTGCTGTCGCTCACCCCGGGCGCGATCGTCGAGCTGGACCGGGCCGCCGGAAGCCCGGCCGACCTGCTGGTCAACGGCCGGCTGATCGCCCGCGGCGAGGTCGTCGTGGTGGACGAGAACTTCGGCATCCGGATCACCGAGATCGTCTCCCCCGGTACGGAGTAG
- a CDS encoding EscU/YscU/HrcU family type III secretion system export apparatus switch protein has translation MSGEKTEEPTAQKLKKAKQEGQIGRTQDLGAWAGMLAASIILPRTLAKAMEHAEELMAKVPETIADPDPAKALGILKEGLMGAAWTVLPLALTMMAVGIVAAGAQGGIRVATKLFKPKFNRLNPFTGIKRMVGPQGLWEGAKALIKTTVLGVVLYLTMKDIIPTLMTAGQLPLRSLIGVINDAAVQLIRAAAAVGLVMAAADYFVVRRRTRKQLKMSKEEVKQEHKNTEGDPLIKAQIRAKQHAMARNRQMADVPTADVVVVNPVHIAVALRYEPEKGAPRVVAKGQGPLAAKIRDLATENRIPMVQDVPLARALNKDCEIGQEIPAEFYGAVAKVLAFVMSLKARGAAAGFHRNPNPTPAAA, from the coding sequence GTGTCCGGCGAGAAGACCGAGGAACCCACTGCCCAAAAGCTGAAGAAGGCCAAGCAGGAGGGGCAGATCGGCCGCACCCAGGACCTCGGCGCCTGGGCCGGCATGCTCGCCGCCAGCATCATCCTCCCTCGCACCCTGGCCAAGGCCATGGAGCACGCCGAAGAGCTGATGGCGAAGGTCCCGGAGACGATCGCCGATCCGGACCCCGCCAAGGCCCTCGGCATCCTGAAGGAAGGGCTGATGGGCGCGGCCTGGACGGTGCTGCCGCTGGCGCTGACCATGATGGCGGTCGGCATCGTGGCGGCCGGTGCGCAGGGCGGCATCCGGGTCGCCACCAAGCTGTTCAAACCCAAGTTCAACCGGCTCAACCCGTTCACCGGGATCAAGCGGATGGTCGGCCCGCAGGGGCTCTGGGAGGGCGCCAAGGCGCTGATCAAGACGACGGTGCTCGGGGTCGTCCTCTACCTGACCATGAAGGACATCATCCCGACGCTGATGACCGCCGGCCAACTGCCGCTGCGCTCCCTGATCGGCGTCATCAACGACGCCGCGGTCCAGCTCATCCGGGCCGCCGCGGCGGTCGGCCTGGTGATGGCCGCGGCCGACTACTTCGTGGTGCGGCGCCGTACCAGGAAGCAGCTGAAGATGAGCAAGGAAGAGGTCAAACAGGAGCACAAGAACACCGAGGGCGATCCGCTGATCAAGGCCCAGATCCGGGCCAAGCAGCACGCCATGGCCCGGAACCGGCAGATGGCCGACGTGCCGACCGCGGATGTGGTGGTGGTCAACCCGGTGCACATCGCGGTGGCGCTGCGGTACGAGCCGGAGAAGGGCGCGCCCCGGGTGGTGGCGAAGGGGCAGGGCCCGCTGGCCGCGAAGATCCGCGACCTCGCGACCGAGAACCGGATCCCGATGGTGCAGGACGTCCCGCTGGCCCGGGCGCTGAACAAGGACTGCGAGATCGGTCAGGAGATCCCGGCGGAGTTCTACGGCGCCGTGGCGAAGGTGCTGGCGTTCGTGATGAGCCTGAAGGCACGTGGTGCGGCCGCTGGTTTCCACCGCAACCCGAACCCCACCCCAGCTGCGGCATAA
- the fliR gene encoding flagellar biosynthetic protein FliR — MNFNIPIGEFMAFMLGVVRTSAWLMVCPPFNSRFIPGPVKALLSVGLTLPMAPYLRQTVPSLETADLIASAILQVFIGAALGFITALFFAALQAAGDLLDLFSGFTLASTYDPFSQSSSSIFGRLYNLVALTLLFASDAHQIILRGFLQSFETLPLDTVFSLETFSQVLIEGIGEMFLAAVQIAGPLIAVLFLADVALGLLNRVAPALNVFQLGFPIKIFLVVTLSGIAIMMLPEVLDKLVDQAVTMVVRLSGG; from the coding sequence ATGAACTTCAACATCCCGATCGGGGAGTTCATGGCCTTCATGCTGGGGGTCGTGCGAACCAGCGCGTGGTTGATGGTGTGCCCACCGTTCAACTCGCGGTTCATCCCGGGACCGGTGAAGGCCCTGCTCTCCGTCGGCCTGACCCTGCCGATGGCGCCGTACCTGCGGCAGACCGTCCCGTCGCTGGAGACGGCGGATCTGATCGCCAGCGCGATTCTCCAGGTCTTCATCGGCGCCGCGCTCGGCTTCATCACCGCGTTGTTCTTCGCCGCCTTGCAGGCCGCCGGTGACCTGCTCGACCTCTTCTCCGGCTTCACCCTGGCGTCGACCTACGACCCGTTCTCGCAGAGCAGCAGCTCGATCTTCGGCCGGCTCTACAACCTGGTGGCGCTCACTCTCCTGTTCGCCAGCGACGCGCACCAGATCATCCTGCGGGGCTTCCTGCAGAGCTTCGAGACCCTGCCCCTGGACACCGTCTTCTCGTTGGAGACGTTCAGTCAGGTGCTGATCGAGGGAATCGGTGAGATGTTCCTGGCCGCGGTCCAGATCGCCGGGCCGCTGATCGCGGTGCTGTTCCTGGCCGACGTCGCACTGGGCCTGCTGAACCGGGTGGCGCCCGCACTGAACGTGTTCCAGCTCGGGTTCCCGATCAAGATCTTCCTGGTCGTCACCCTCTCCGGCATCGCCATCATGATGCTGCCGGAGGTGCTGGACAAACTGGTCGACCAGGCGGTCACGATGGTGGTGCGGCTCAGTGGCGGCTGA
- a CDS encoding FliI/YscN family ATPase has product MTDLFQHRLHSAVEAARPLVSGRVTGAVGLRITVSGLEANVGDLLRLGVGKDIVLAEVAALDGERLSCMPLGPIAGIGAGTPAVSTGGPLRVAVGPDLRGRILDGLGRPMDGGPPLRGHLVPIDSAPPSAMERQLVDAPMSLGVRVLDTLVPCGRGQRIGIFAGSGVGKSTLMSMITRGTSAELNVVALVGERGREVREFIEYDLGPEGLARSVLVIATSDTPPLVRLRAGAVATRIAEYYRDDGADVLLMMDSVTRAAMAQREVGLSVGEPPATRGYPPSVFAMLASLLERAGPGARGSITGLYTVLVEGDDHNEPIADAARSILDGHIVLDRKLATAGHFPAIQALDSISRVANKITTPQQRSDATELRRLMAAHRDVRELVEIGAYVPGTNPDADRANAAWPQISAFLRQGLDDRTTAESGWAELRALIATT; this is encoded by the coding sequence ATGACCGATCTGTTCCAGCACCGGTTGCACAGTGCCGTCGAGGCGGCCCGCCCCCTGGTCAGTGGGCGGGTCACCGGAGCGGTCGGGTTGCGCATCACGGTCAGCGGGCTCGAGGCGAACGTCGGTGACCTGCTGCGGCTCGGCGTCGGCAAGGACATCGTGCTGGCCGAGGTGGCGGCGCTGGACGGAGAGCGGCTCTCCTGCATGCCGCTCGGCCCGATCGCCGGGATCGGCGCCGGCACCCCGGCGGTGAGCACCGGCGGGCCGCTGCGCGTCGCGGTCGGGCCCGATCTGCGCGGCCGGATCCTGGACGGGCTGGGCCGGCCGATGGACGGTGGTCCGCCGCTGCGCGGGCACCTGGTGCCGATCGACTCGGCGCCGCCCTCGGCCATGGAACGGCAGCTCGTCGACGCGCCGATGTCCCTCGGGGTACGCGTCCTGGACACCCTCGTACCGTGCGGCCGGGGCCAGCGCATCGGCATCTTCGCCGGCTCCGGGGTCGGCAAGTCCACCCTGATGAGCATGATCACGCGCGGCACCTCGGCGGAGCTGAACGTGGTCGCCCTGGTCGGCGAGCGTGGCCGCGAGGTACGCGAGTTCATCGAATACGACCTCGGCCCGGAAGGGCTGGCCCGTTCGGTGCTGGTGATCGCAACCTCGGACACCCCGCCGCTGGTCCGGCTCCGGGCCGGCGCGGTGGCCACCCGGATCGCCGAGTACTACCGGGACGACGGCGCCGACGTGCTGCTGATGATGGACAGCGTGACCCGTGCGGCGATGGCGCAGCGTGAGGTCGGCCTCTCGGTCGGCGAGCCGCCGGCCACCCGCGGATATCCGCCGTCCGTCTTCGCGATGCTCGCCTCCCTGCTGGAACGGGCCGGGCCGGGCGCCCGGGGCAGCATCACCGGCCTCTACACGGTGCTGGTCGAGGGCGACGACCACAACGAGCCGATCGCCGACGCCGCCCGCTCGATCCTGGACGGGCACATCGTGCTGGACCGTAAGCTCGCCACCGCCGGGCACTTCCCGGCGATCCAGGCGCTGGACTCGATCTCCCGGGTCGCCAACAAGATCACGACACCGCAGCAGCGGTCCGACGCCACCGAGCTGCGCCGGCTGATGGCCGCGCACCGGGACGTCCGCGAACTCGTCGAGATCGGCGCCTACGTACCCGGCACCAATCCGGACGCGGACCGGGCCAACGCGGCCTGGCCGCAGATCAGCGCGTTCCTCCGCCAGGGCCTCGACGACCGCACCACCGCCGAGTCCGGCTGGGCCGAACTGCGCGCCCTGATCGCCACCACCTGA